The Methanococcus voltae genomic sequence CCAATATCTGTTTTAAATTCTTTATATTCTTTAAACTCTTCCAATTTGTCTAATTCTAATTTAAAATCCCCGATTATTTCGTGTATATATATATTTTCTTTTTGATAATCCATAATATTAGATTTATAATCTCCAGTGATTTTTAACAATTCTTTTCTTATCATTCCTAAAACGGTAGTTTGTTGTGGGAACTTTTCAGAATTTACGAGATAATTTTTTAAAGAATCATCCGCACCCTCTCCAAAAGTTTCTTTTCCACCAAAGAAATAACTGTCAATCGGTTTTAATGTAACGAGATAGTAATTTAAATCATCAGTCATTTATTCACCTCTCTCATTTAAGAAGCTTAATACCCTTAAAATTCTTTCAAAAGTTTCAATTGCATTATTTTCCTTTTTCGAATTATTGTACGGATATTCATAATAGCAAGCCTTTAATAAATTTTTAATATTGTTAATTTGTTTTTCATTTGACTTGTGAACATCTTTTTTAAAGTTATTTTCAAAGTAATTGTCAATAGAATTATCAAATTCTTTAATGTTATTTTCAAAATCATTAGTTCCATTATTTACGTATAAATTATATAACGAATTTAAAATTACTCCATCTTTTGCAATTTTTGTCTTAAATGATTGCAATATTTTTCTATTTTCTTTAACTTCTTCTTCTGTTTTAGGGGATATAATTTTGAGCAATTCCTTAAATATTTTATATACTGATTTTTGTTCTTTTTCATCCTTTTTTATTTTATTTAATGTAATTTGTATTTCCTGCCCACTGTGTTTTAAAATTTTTAAAGCAACTGCATTTTTCTCATATTTTTTGTTTTCATCTTTTAAATTAGGTGTTATTATACATTTTTTAGCTTTTTCAAGTAGTAAATTATCTGATTCGTTTAAAGCTTCATATAATGGATATTTGTAATAATTAATCGTTAGTCCGTACGATAAAGATGGTTTTATTTCTTTTTCATTTATTGTCCCAGTTCCAAATTTTTTATCAAATTTTTCGTCAATATCTTCTATAAGTCCAAATATTGTTTTAAAGTTATTGGTATCATCTTGATAAATTAAAGGCACAAACGCTAATATATCGTCGCCACCAATGTATATCGGTAAACCACCGTAATTTTCAATGATTTTAACTGTTTCTTTTGAAAAATTAAACAATTTCTTTGAAAATTCGATATATTTCACAATATCTTCGTTATTTTTAGTTTCATTGGTACTTTCTTTTAAGAAATTTTTTAACACTTTACCGACAGAATCCCCGTCTGCTTTTAAAATGGCATAATATTTATAATGTTTTTTAAAATTTTTATTTCCTGCACATTTTTTATAAATTTCATTATACTTTCCGCCATTTATTAAGTCCTTAAAATTATCAATTTTAATATCATTAAATTTAATAAAATTACCTAATGCAATTTCCGGAAGTGATTTTATCATATTTTTAGTATCCTCTCCAAAACAATCTTCTGCTAAAAAACTGCTTTTTATAGCATTATTTTCAAAAAATTTAAACAATGGATTTTTTATATTACAAGGATTATGACTTTGATAATTTGGTTCTAATTCTAAACTGTCTAAATACTCTGTTAATGTATTTATTGCATCTTTTTTAGATTCAAACTGTTTTATAACACCATAAATTTGAAAATAATTCATTAAAACTTTTTTTTGGGCATTATTTTTGGAAATATCTACTTTTAATTCGTTATCATGATTTTTTGATATTATTTTATTTGCCAACTCACTTAATACTTTATTTTTAATTTCTTCAAATTTTTCTTTATTAAAATCCTTAGAAACTTTTAAAATACACCTATCGGGGAATAAACCTGCATTGTACTTGTTATCTTTAAAGTTTTCTTCAACATAGGGGGTTAATATTTCAAAGTCCTCTTTATTTATTTTTTTTTCTTTTAGCTTTATTATCATCTGCTTCATAATATATGAAAATATATAACTTCCACCCCAAGCGTGACCTGTTTTTTTAGCAGAAGCGATAGTTTGTACAATTGGACCGATTGTAAATCCTAAATAATTATTGTTTTTTGTCATTATTCACCCCTACTGGTTCATAGTCTAATTCTTTCATATTCTTTTCTAAAAAATCTTTAATATCAAAATCTGATGGAACTTCTAAATCAGATATTTTATCCAATTTTAAATTAGCATAGTTATCTTTTTTATTGAGTGAAGGTTTAAAAGAATATCTTTGTACATTTTTGAATGCATTAGTTTCATAACATATCATATATGGCATATTATCTATAACTTTATAATATATTGGAGACTGATAACGCTCTATTGGATTATTAGACCTATTTTTTATACCAATGTTGATAAATTTCTTTGGACTTTCTTTCTTCATAAACCTAAAACCTGTTCCCAATCCCAATAAAGGTCTAATAAATTTATAATCATAATCTTGTTTTTTGTCGGAATTTTTATATAAATTTTTATTATTTTTATCACCTTTTAAATCATTGAATAAATTCTCAGAATTACTTGTTTTCTTATTATATGCCTTTTTTAAACTATATTTTATAAATCGCTTTTCCCAGTAGGTTTTTTTAGTAGGATTATTAAAATATTCCATAAGTAATGATTTTTTATAAATTTTACATTTCTCGTCTTTATACTGTTCTTTGAAAATATCAATCGTATCTTGCAATTCATCCTTTTCATCATCTTTTAACTTAAAATCCTCTTCGGTTAAGCCTGATTTTAAGTATTTGTAATCATAAGCAATCTGTCTAACTGCTTCTTCCATATCGCCAAATTTTGAATATTCATAAATTGCAACTATTTTAGACCTATTCTTTTCATTTAATTCAAATTTTTTTTCTTTTTCAAGTAATTTTTTATATAATTCATTAAAATCAGTATTTTTGTCCGTACCATTTATTTTTTTAACTGTAAAAGAGCCAAAACCTTTATTTTGTCTTGCTCCAAAGTTTGTTATTGCGAAAAAACTTTCAATATTTTCTTGAATTTTTGTTATTAATTCAGTATGAAAACTAAAAATTTTTAATTCAATCTCATTATACATTTTAAATTTATATTTATCCCTATTTCCAAATCCAGAATTTCCAAAAAATAATTTATTAAATGGATTTTTACTAATATCATATGCATTATTTTCTCTTGAAACTTTTATTGTAACCCTATAATCAAAAGCTTCATTTTTAATTTCCTTATCTTCTTTTTCCGTATTATATCCAATTAAAAATGTTTTATATTGTTCAATATTATTTTCAAAAGCATACTTCTTTAAAAATTTATCCAACTTAGGTTTTAACTCCGTTCCCCTAAGAGTTGCCCCACTTTGCTCATGTTGGAAATGAATCATAGGTGTATGTTGCTTTAATTCAATAGTTAACTCGTTCGATGTCATAAATTCACCTATTGTATACCCACTTAATTATTTAATACATATTAATTAGTTTGGAAAATATATAAAAATATCGATTTAATCCTGATAATATTAATATTATATAATGTAAATAATTGAAAAAAGAATGTATTAGTTTTTAATATTCATTGAATAATTTTCGAATTTTTTTACAGATATTTTTTTTATTAATAGTTTTGAAAATTGATTTTATATAAGTTATTATTGATTTTAAACCAGGCATGTTGATAAGTACGATAGAAATTATAAAAATTAATATAATATATATTATTTCTACAATTAAGTACAATATGGAATTATTTCCAATATAACCTGTTATATAACTCAATAATCCAAAATTTATGCCCAAAAATCCCGTTATTATTAGTATTACAATTGAAAGTAACATGTATTCTCTTAATTTTTTAATTGATACTTGACAATAATAATGGATATGCCATAATATATATAACAGTACAAATGGCAAAATTATAAAGTTAAATATCCATAGTAAAAACTCCGCATTGTACAACATTGTAAAGAATACATTTGAAGAATCCATACTAAATAGGGGGGTTAATCCATTTTGGTTAATTGCTGTGCTTGCACCGGTAAACATTGTTAGATTCATTCCAAAGAAACCTGTAAAAAATGTTGGTACGATAAATAAAGCCCCTAATATTGCCAAAAGGTTTATTTTTTCAGATGTCTTATTAGATTCTATTAATGTAACATATTGATGTAGTTCGTTCAATTCATTATCCAAATCTTTAAGATTTTGCGCTATATTCATACGGTCTTGTATAAGGTCGTACATTTCAATACCCTGTTCTTGTGCAGATACTTCATTAAAATACATACAATTTAAAAAGTTTATATACCTGCCATATAATGAACGAACGTTATTTAAATAATTGGTAAGCCCTTTACCTTCTAATCCTTTTCCATTTATGCCATTTTTTGAATTTTGAGAAATATCTTCGGAAAATTTTAATATAGAAGCCCTTTGAGCTAAACAGAGTTGAACCATTTCAAAATACATTGTTTTGAAGTGATTTACTAAAAATTTATTATTATCACAATATTCTGTCGTTAGCAATGCGAAAGAATACCTTGTAACACCATATAATGTTCCATAATTAGACCATCGGGTATAGGTATGTTTTTTATTTAATTCAGTTAATAATTTTTCATTTTGACAAGTACAAGAACCACCTGAATCCATAAACATAAATCTATGCCAATATTCATTACTTTCATAATTATAATCAGTACGTGTATTATATTCGTGATTATAGTTATTATTAAAGTTATTATTATTATAATTCAATAAGTTTTTATTTTCTGAGTTTTTAGCATTTTTTGAATCATCTAAATAATTTACTAAGTCATTATTTCCATACCAACACATTGTAAACATACGGTCATCAATAATTGGCTCAATACAAATTGATTCAGAATTACAGTTTCCTATAGTGTCAAAACTAGTACCTAATAAATCCATTATGGGTTTAGCCAATTTTACAGGATTTTGAAGTCCTTCAGTTGATTTAGTTATACTATTGTATTCTTCAAAATTTTCAGGATTTAAACTTGATATTTTTATTAAATTTGCTAAAAATTTAGTCTTGGGACCTTTTAAAATATTATTTTCACATAAATTTTCATTAACATATATTTGTTTGTCCAAAAGCCCCAAAAATTGAGGATAAATTCTTCTCCCATAATCATTAATATTAATGATATCTTCTTTTTCCGAATAATCATAATTGGATAAATGAATTGATAGTATTCCTACGCCAGTATTATAAATATTTAAATAAATTTTATCAATATTTAACTTATATTCTAGTTCATTAAAGTATAAATTTTCAGTATCATTTTTAGTATCCTCATCTTTTTTATAGAGTTTAAACGTATAGTCTTTATTTTTAAAATTTGGGTTTTTATATCGTATCACAGGATATTCTTTTTTTAAATATTTTTCTAATAATTTATTTTCATTATCTTTATATTTGTCATTTTCTTCGTTTAAATCTTCGACACCTTTTCCAAAAATTGCTTTTCTAACATTATTGTAAAAATAAACAAATTCATTATATTTTAAAGGTTCATTCACTTTATAATCATCAAATTTCCAATTATCATCATTTTTTAATATATTTGTTAATTTATGAACATCTAATTTTTCATCATAATTATTATAAATTTTTCCGGTCACATCTGTTAAATTCCACTTAAATGGTAACATAAAAATATGTTTGCTTACTGGTTCTTTTATACTGTTCTTGTCTTTATTCATACTCTACCTTTAAATACATAACTTACTAATAACTTAATAAAATTGACATATAATAGTTATAATATATATTTAATAAGATATAAAAATAGTCCTACGTACTCACAATACTAAGGACTAACAAAATATCGTTTTAAAAAAAGTTTCCTCACAGGTTGCAGGACCACGATGTAAGCAACGGTTTTAGTCCTGTGGATTAACTTAAGACTTATCTCGATGTATTATCGAGTTAGAGTATTGAAATTTGGTAAAAATACCCCATTTAGTAATTTTAAACATATTATTTGGAATGTATTCGTATTTAAACGATTAGCTATAAGCTCATCTAATAAATGTATCCAATTTTCATGTTCATGTTTATTATATTCTACAGGTATTTTAGTTTCAAAAATATATTCGATAAATTCCTTAGGATTTGCATATGATTTTACCGCAATATTTTTTTCAGGATATATGTTATTTAAACTACCTCGTAAAGCTTTTGAATCGATTACAATATGTTTTTCATAATCTTCGTTACTAAAATATCTTTTATAATCTGCCCATTCTTTGAATCCATGTAAAACCTTACAACATTTTAAATTATCAAAACAATATTCAAAGTTAGGGATATGAAATACCATGTTTTGAGAATCTAAGTGTAAATTCCATATGGGAACCCATTCTTCTTTTCTACCGAAGTTATCCCAAAAAAATTTTTAAACTTATGATTAATACCAACTAATGGGATATAAATTCTAAAATTATTAGTTCCATTTGACATATTTTCTATTTGTGAAAAATAATCAAATTTAACAACCTAAATTTCTGTAACATTTTCAAGGATTATCTTTTTTTCAAATCCCCCATTTTTTAATAATTTAGATTTTCTTACTTTTTCAACAGTTTCTAAATCAAAATTATTAATTTTAGATATTGAATATATAACTTCTAAAATATCTGCAAGTTCTTCTTCGCAAGGATTATCTTTAAATTCTGCAATTTCTTCGTTTAATTTTTCATAGAGCTTTATTTTATACTCTTCATCACTCGCAATATGAAAACTTGCTTTTTTACCGTCTTTTTCAATAATTTTTATAATATTATCCCTTACTAGTTTGTTGTGTTGAATTTTCATATTATCCCTTCGAAGCTATCCAAAATTTTCTAACATAGTCTTTTTTAATCGCTAAATTTAATTCCTTAGTAATTTTACTTGTAGAGTATATTGAATTTTCCAATTTTTTTAAGAGTAATATATTTCTATCTTCTAACTTTTCTATAGTATTTTCTGCAGGCGTTTTATTTGATTTACTCGAATTTATACATCTATTACAATAAACTAAATTCCATATGTCGTCAGAGTACATAAAAGACCAAGGTATAACGTGGTCGATTGAAGTTAAACCATCGGATAATTCTTCATTGCTATAAAAACAATACCTATTTTCATCTTCAAACTCACAGTCTAAAAACTTTTTAAATTTATTTAAGCTATTTCTTTTAATTTCGGACTGGTCAGATACTTTTACTTTTGAAGATATTCGGGGAGATAAGTTAAAACCTTCTAACATCTGAGTCCATCGATAATTTATTATTTGAAACATTAAATCAGAATATTTGTTTAAAATCATTGAATCTTCTAATTTAAAACTAACAGTCCTTTTTTCCCTATTTAATTCATAAATTTCATAAGTATTTTTATTTAATTTTTTAAATCTCCAAGCTACATTTTCAGGCAATACATTAGAAATCTTTTTTATGGTATTTTTGTAAGATTTTTCTAAACCTAACGCTTTAAAGTCTATTTTTTCATATTTTTTAGGATTATTTCCTGCAATAAGTTTGTATTCATTTATTAATTTTTTAACGTGCTGTATAATAACTGGTAATTTTGTAAGATTAGAACCTTGTACTAAATCGAAGTATATTGTTTGATTCCAATAATATTTTAAATAAAGTTCTGCAATTTCTTCGAAAGTAAACGTTATTGTTTCTTTTGAATTATATTGATTAATTGATTTATCTTTTAAATCCGTATTTAGAACGCATAGTTCTACCAAAGCCTTGGCCCATGCCATTTTATATGTATTATCATAACTACAGTTTGCTATTATGTTATTCCAAGTTGCTATATACTCGTTGATACTAATCCCCTCAATTATGCCGTACAATTTTATAAATATGAATTAGATTATTATTAATATATATGTTACGATATTAAATAATATTTTGGTATATAATTATATACTCATTAATATTTTGCGTAGGGGGAATTTATGGAAAAAACCGATTTGATAAAATTTAGAAAAAAATACAGTGAAGTAAGTTTAAAAATAAAAGATGAAATAATAGATTATTTTAATAATAAAAATGTTAATTCTTTAGAATCTTTAAAAGAAGTGTTAGAATTAAAAAAAATACCTTTAGAAGAATATCCTATTTTTTGGGAACTCAACAAGTTAACATATAATTATTCAACTTTTGAAGATGCACTTAATGAATATTTGGTAAAATCCGCTAAAACGTATTATTTAATGTTTGCTACTTTAAGAATACTAAAAAATAGAAAATTAATTGATTTTGAATACAATCAAGGATATGCTTATGAACATTATGAAGATATTTTTAATAAATTATCCAAAGAGTTACCTTTTATTTATGAAAAAAGCCCCTATAATACTATAAAATTATCTGAAAGCTTGATATACGATATATGTGCGGATTTAGACGAAATAAGTAACGATAAAAAAATTAAATCGATTAAAGAATCAACCCAAAATTCAGATGGAACTACTAAAAATAGGGAAAATAAAAGAATTAAAGAACTCACAGCGATAAATAATTTATTAGAAAAATTAAAAGAAATTAATCCATCATCTGAAAGTTATTATAATAAAGGTATTAGTGAAAATATAGAATATTTTAAAGAATTTATTTCTGGCGTTTATTCAAAGAACTAACACTAAATAAATAAACACCTTAAATTTTTTCAAAATCCAAAAAATTTGTGAGAGCAAGGATATATATAATATATTAATATTTAAAACGTCCTCGGCGGCACTTTATTATTATTTTTTAATATATAATTTAAAATAACAATTAAAATAAACAGATTTATCCGATTCATATCTAAAAATATCCCTTCATCTTTTAACGCTTCATTTTTATTCACTTCATCCCAAATCATTTTATTCACTTCGTTCATAAAATCCTTTATACTAAAATCTACGATTTTAGATATTTTAAAAATCTTTGATTTTTAAGATGATGGGCTTAGGGCTTGAGTCATATATCTTTCGGTTTGT encodes the following:
- a CDS encoding nucleoside triphosphate pyrophosphohydrolase; this encodes MKIQHNKLVRDNIIKIIEKDGKKASFHIASDEEYKIKLYEKLNEEIAEFKDNPCEEELADILEVIYSISKINNFDLETVEKVRKSKLLKNGGFEKKIILENVTEI
- a CDS encoding HNH endonuclease domain-containing protein, whose amino-acid sequence is MYGIIEGISINEYIATWNNIIANCSYDNTYKMAWAKALVELCVLNTDLKDKSINQYNSKETITFTFEEIAELYLKYYWNQTIYFDLVQGSNLTKLPVIIQHVKKLINEYKLIAGNNPKKYEKIDFKALGLEKSYKNTIKKISNVLPENVAWRFKKLNKNTYEIYELNREKRTVSFKLEDSMILNKYSDLMFQIINYRWTQMLEGFNLSPRISSKVKVSDQSEIKRNSLNKFKKFLDCEFEDENRYCFYSNEELSDGLTSIDHVIPWSFMYSDDIWNLVYCNRCINSSKSNKTPAENTIEKLEDRNILLLKKLENSIYSTSKITKELNLAIKKDYVRKFWIASKG
- a CDS encoding CorA family divalent cation transporter, producing MNKDKNSIKEPVSKHIFMLPFKWNLTDVTGKIYNNYDEKLDVHKLTNILKNDDNWKFDDYKVNEPLKYNEFVYFYNNVRKAIFGKGVEDLNEENDKYKDNENKLLEKYLKKEYPVIRYKNPNFKNKDYTFKLYKKDEDTKNDTENLYFNELEYKLNIDKIYLNIYNTGVGILSIHLSNYDYSEKEDIININDYGRRIYPQFLGLLDKQIYVNENLCENNILKGPKTKFLANLIKISSLNPENFEEYNSITKSTEGLQNPVKLAKPIMDLLGTSFDTIGNCNSESICIEPIIDDRMFTMCWYGNNDLVNYLDDSKNAKNSENKNLLNYNNNNFNNNYNHEYNTRTDYNYESNEYWHRFMFMDSGGSCTCQNEKLLTELNKKHTYTRWSNYGTLYGVTRYSFALLTTEYCDNNKFLVNHFKTMYFEMVQLCLAQRASILKFSEDISQNSKNGINGKGLEGKGLTNYLNNVRSLYGRYINFLNCMYFNEVSAQEQGIEMYDLIQDRMNIAQNLKDLDNELNELHQYVTLIESNKTSEKINLLAILGALFIVPTFFTGFFGMNLTMFTGASTAINQNGLTPLFSMDSSNVFFTMLYNAEFLLWIFNFIILPFVLLYILWHIHYYCQVSIKKLREYMLLSIVILIITGFLGINFGLLSYITGYIGNNSILYLIVEIIYIILIFIISIVLINMPGLKSIITYIKSIFKTINKKNICKKIRKLFNEY
- the cas10 gene encoding type III-B CRISPR-associated protein Cas10/Cmr2 codes for the protein MTKNNNYLGFTIGPIVQTIASAKKTGHAWGGSYIFSYIMKQMIIKLKEKKINKEDFEILTPYVEENFKDNKYNAGLFPDRCILKVSKDFNKEKFEEIKNKVLSELANKIISKNHDNELKVDISKNNAQKKVLMNYFQIYGVIKQFESKKDAINTLTEYLDSLELEPNYQSHNPCNIKNPLFKFFENNAIKSSFLAEDCFGEDTKNMIKSLPEIALGNFIKFNDIKIDNFKDLINGGKYNEIYKKCAGNKNFKKHYKYYAILKADGDSVGKVLKNFLKESTNETKNNEDIVKYIEFSKKLFNFSKETVKIIENYGGLPIYIGGDDILAFVPLIYQDDTNNFKTIFGLIEDIDEKFDKKFGTGTINEKEIKPSLSYGLTINYYKYPLYEALNESDNLLLEKAKKCIITPNLKDENKKYEKNAVALKILKHSGQEIQITLNKIKKDEKEQKSVYKIFKELLKIISPKTEEEVKENRKILQSFKTKIAKDGVILNSLYNLYVNNGTNDFENNIKEFDNSIDNYFENNFKKDVHKSNEKQINNIKNLLKACYYEYPYNNSKKENNAIETFERILRVLSFLNERGE